Genomic window (Streptomyces sp. NBC_00078):
TGCGCGTGGTGACGGCGATCGTCGGTGTGGTGGCGGTGGCCGCGATGCTGCTGACGTTCCCGGCGATGCGCGCGGCCGGCGCCTCGCTGCTGGCCTCGGCCGGCATCCTCGGCATCGTCGCCGGTGTCGCCGCCCAGTCCACGCTCAGCAACATGTTCGCGGGGCTGCAGATCGCCTTCGGCGACATGGTGCGCCTGGGCGACACGGTCGTGGTGGACGGCGAGTGGGGCACGGTCGAGGAGATCACGCTGACGTTCCTGACCGTCCGGACGTGGGACGAGCGCCGGATCACCATGCCGGTGTCGTACTTCACATCCAAGCCGTTCGAGAACTGGTCGCGCGGCACCCCGCAGATGACCGGCATCGTCTACTGGCACCTCGACCACTCGGCGCCGGTGGAGCAGATGCGCGAGAAGCTCCGCGACATCCTGCGCGAGTGCCCGGCCTGGGACGGCCGCGACTACGGCCTGGCCGTCACCGACACCACCCCGAACACCATGCAGGTGCGGGCCCTGGTGACGGCCAAGGACGCGGACGACATCTGGACGGTGCGGGTCACGGTGCGCGAGCAGATGGTGCGCTGGCTGTGCGAGCGGCACCCGTACGCCCTGCCCCGGGTCAACACGGCGGACGCGGCTCTGCTCGCGGACCGGCGCTCGCCCGACGGCTTCCCGGACGGCGCGGCCCGCCGCGCGCACGAGCCGCCCCGGACCGGCCGCGGCTGAGGCCCGCGCCGAGACCGTACGAGGTCTCAGTGGCCGCGCTCCGCACCCCCGTTGACCTGGACGACCTGCGAGGTGACATGCCCCGCGACCGGCGAGGCGAGCCAGTGCAGGGTCGCAGCCACGTCGCCGGGGGTGCCGGCGCGCTTGTTCAGGGTGTCCCCGACAAGCCGCTCGCGCCGCCCGGGGTCGATCCGCGGCCCGAAGAACTCGGTGTCCTCGA
Coding sequences:
- a CDS encoding mechanosensitive ion channel family protein, coding for MENILRPLIVIGGSAVITLLIGWATDLLLLKVDQRHRETPLWGLLRRARVPYQLVLCAAILRGSYDQAQLTEEHRVGVGQLLTLVLIGSTAWLVVRIAAAVVDSTYTRYARAHHDAARVRRVRTQVSLIMRVVTAIVGVVAVAAMLLTFPAMRAAGASLLASAGILGIVAGVAAQSTLSNMFAGLQIAFGDMVRLGDTVVVDGEWGTVEEITLTFLTVRTWDERRITMPVSYFTSKPFENWSRGTPQMTGIVYWHLDHSAPVEQMREKLRDILRECPAWDGRDYGLAVTDTTPNTMQVRALVTAKDADDIWTVRVTVREQMVRWLCERHPYALPRVNTADAALLADRRSPDGFPDGAARRAHEPPRTGRG